The Naumovozyma dairenensis CBS 421 chromosome 1, complete genome genomic interval attgtaaaaaaaaagaagagtAATAATTACATATTCATATATGAACCTCTAGTATAGTATGTATATGtatctttttatttacCAGTACTACCAAATCCACCTTCACCTCTTAAACTTTCTTCCAAAGAGTCCACGATGACCAATTCAGCGTTATCTACGATTTTCTCCAAGATCAATTGAGCCACTCTATCACCAATCTCGACGTTGAAATCTTTTTTGGAATGATTGAAAAGAACTATTTTAACTTCACCTGTATAATCTCTATCCACTACTCCTGCACCGGTTTGAATACCATGTTTTACCGCTAGACCAGATCTTGGAGCAATTCTTCCATATGTACCTAGTGGGACAGTGAATGAAATATCTGTAGAGACTAGGCCTTGACCTTCAGCTGGGATAATTGTAGGTTGAGATGCGTAAATGTCATAACCTGCTGCCGTGATGGATCCTTTAGTTGGGGCTTTTGCAGTGGTGGAACGGAGTTGAACTTTCAATTGTGATTGAGAAGATGTGGTCATGATTGATTTGGATTCCtgtgttatttttttctttcttgtgGTCTGGTGATGCTGTGGTAGTGACAcacgtatatatatatatatatatatatatatgtagacatacaatacaatacaatacaatacaataataattcaagaacCAGCGAATCTCTCGAAGATGGAGTGGAGTGGAGTGGAGTGGAGGGCcgtttattttttttttatttttcctaGACGGAGACAGAGACGGAGACGGCGCGGCGCGGACACCCAGACATCCAGAGCACCCAGGACACACAGGGTAACAGACAACTGAACGGAGGCAAATTGTCCGGACAGTGCGAAtgtatatatctatatatatatctatatctatatatgtatgtatgtgtgtgtgtgtggATGAACAGATGGATGGTCTCTAATGGCAGACTAACACAATAACGATATAAcataacaacaacattcAAACTGCATCTTTGTGTCTGTCTATACGTACAATCCCTACGCAACGCTACGCTACGCNNNNNNNNNNNNNNNNNNNNATCAAATCAAATTATGAGTAACAGCAGCAACACATCTAACACGCCAGTGGAAACCCCATTATATGGAGGTGCCATCACTACTGTCATCCCACAGGGGTTCCTAGACGTCTCCATGTTAAGGGAAGTACCAGATACTCAAGAGGTATACGTTAATAATAGAAGCACAGAAACACAACCATATAATGATGGTCTAGCAAATGATGAATCCATCATCATAGACTTATTGCAAGCTGTCCCTGAATCAAATGATCTTGACGCTTTGAAATTAcatattgaagatatagTTTCCTTAAATAATACGAccactaataataataatagtaacaataataataacgagACAGTACAAAAAGATGACACTACTGCTCCTACTCCTGCTCCATACCAGATATTGAACATCCAAACAGATATATCAAATACATACTTGGGAACCAATTGTATATCTTGTATCGTCGTGGAATCCGCTACGAAATGGGGCAAACAAGAAATGAAGGAGACTTTAATCACATGCATTGGGCTAATAAGATTGAAAGAGGTAGAAACCGATGTTATCATTACCATTAATGTACCAACTACTGAAGAAACAACtacaactacaactacAACTATAGatccaaataaaaatttaccAACTAACGTTAAGGCAAGTTCTCtattattgaaacaaatgTTGTCTCAATTTAAAGTTATAGATAAATCTTTATTCGTATGAACACTGTACATAagacatatatatatatatggatATAATACAATACTCTTTGTATTTCTACTCTATTTCTACTTTACTTTACTTTACTTTACTTTACTGTCATTTTTATTGCAAGTTGCCGCTGgttagaaaaaaaaaaaatttagatctttagaacaagaacaactTCAGATTATCTACGTAGCTTTTATATCCATATAGTTAGTACCTTTAGATTAGAATTAAATTTACAGATCTTAACATTAGCAACACAGCAGCTTCTACATTACATATCTTCTCATCTATAAAATACACTTGCCATTTTGACCATGTCAAAAACAAGAAGTACAAGGAATATAGTCCATTTGAAACGATTAATTTGGATAATTATCTCCTTAATAATAGCAATCTTCCTTCTGATAAGGTTCCTAAATAACAACAACGCAAATAACCTTCAAGTAATCCTACAAAACTTACCAAAGGAAATATCACAAAGTATCAATACAGTAAGTTCCAAACAAAAATCAGATCAAGAAATCttacaaaaatttgaaaaattaacaaaacaattgaaaaaatcacAAGAAGATCAAACAAGACAATTTGAAAGACAACGTAAAATCctagaaaagaaaatccaAGAATTAAAACCACCATTATCTGACGCAACCATCCGTGAAAAATTAACATATCAATTCCCATATGATCCCATTGAGAAATTCCCAGCTTTCATTTGGCAAACTTGGTCAAACGATATCAAACTGGAACAATTGAtggaaattaaagatatttgGGATTCACAAAATCCAGGATTCGTCCACGAAATcttaaatgatgatatttcaGAAGctttaattcatcattattattccaaGGTTCCAGAAGTCATTAAGGcatataattatttacCTTCAAGAATTTTAAAGATcgatttctttaaatatttaatactATTAGCTAGAGGTGGGATTTATGCAGATGTAGATACAAAACCATTACAACCAGTTCCAAATTGGATCCCTGAAGCTGTCGTGCCAAGTAAAATCGGATTGATTATTGGTATAGAACATGATGCCAAAAAACCTGATTGGAGATCTAATTTCGTTAGAAGATTACAATTTGGTACTTGGATTATTCAATCGAAACCGGGTCACCCCATCTTGAGAGAAATGGTGGCCGTTATTACTGAGGaaactttgaaagaaaatgaagattctttaaatattaaTGTTAGAAATGATTTGGATATTATGAGTTGGACCGGGTCAGGTGTTTGGACGGAtgtcattttcaaatattttaatgattaTATGAAAAGTGGCATTAATGGGAAAGTTACCtggaaaaaatttcataatATGATCTTACCAAGATTAATTAGTGACGTATTAATCTTCCCTGAATTCTCATTTAAAGCTCCATtagaatttgataaaactgatatgaaaagaaatttatatttagtTCATCATGAAGGTGctaaattttggaaagctGCTCCAACTGTAGAAAATTGATCCATACTCGTCctcgtcatcatcatcatcatcatcatcatcatcatcatcatcatattaATAATCAGACAACTACAAAATTATAGActaattaaagaattctcacaataagaaaaaaaatattactccatatatttttttagttcatttaattattacaatatatctatatctatatttatatttttcataatgTTCATCTAGTctataataaattcatatGTAATATAGCATCTATCAAGgattttatattttcttgtttgtttCAATCCGTTTTCGTGGAATTAGGCTTGGTAAATTTTTTACTCGgagaatatttaaatttcccaaatttcttctcttttgtGTGCTCTTCTTTACAATCATCTAAAAATCCAACATTGACTAATTTGGGCCAATTAACATATTGAATaccattaattaataaaaacCTCATACCAACAATTATAATTAACACCGATACTATGAAATAGCAAAGATTTAACGTGGCAAAAAAGTTGTCACCCTTAGGGAAAAAAATCGTGGCAATTAAAATTGTTAGGGCAGCTAAAATTAATGTCGGTATTAATTGTATATGTAATGGTCTCTTATCATGAAATATTGAGACTAAAGATGgattcaatttatcatattGATGTGGTTGGAAATTACCCAAAATTAAATCATAGGAATCTTGTCTTGGTCCATCAGTAAAATTGTTTTGATAATATCTTGATGCtgaattaatgaaatcattaaacGCTCCAAGATATGTTCGTTTCCCAGTTCTAGTAAAATCGGTCTTTAAAGCTTTAGTTCCTGAATATGATAAACTTACAGAATTTGCATTATCCGCCCATAAGTTTTGGAAAATCCTTAACAACTTTTTATCTTCTgtccaat includes:
- the MOG1 gene encoding Ran GTPase-binding protein MOG1 (similar to Saccharomyces cerevisiae MOG1 (YJR074W); ancestral locus Anc_1.529), whose amino-acid sequence is MSNSSNTSNTPVETPLYGGAITTVIPQGFLDVSMLREVPDTQEVYVNNRSTETQPYNDGLANDESIIIDLLQAVPESNDLDALKLHIEDIVSLNNTTTNNNNSNNNNNETVQKDDTTAPTPAPYQILNIQTDISNTYLGTNCISCIVVESATKWGKQEMKETLITCIGLIRLKEVETDVIITINVPTTEETTTTTTTTIDPNKNLPTNVKASSLLLKQMLSQFKVIDKSLFV
- the NDAI0A03800 gene encoding uncharacterized protein (similar to Saccharomyces cerevisiae HOC1 (YJR075W); ancestral locus Anc_1.530) codes for the protein MSKTRSTRNIVHLKRLIWIIISLIIAIFLLIRFLNNNNANNLQVILQNLPKEISQSINTVSSKQKSDQEILQKFEKLTKQLKKSQEDQTRQFERQRKILEKKIQELKPPLSDATIREKLTYQFPYDPIEKFPAFIWQTWSNDIKLEQLMEIKDIWDSQNPGFVHEILNDDISEALIHHYYSKVPEVIKAYNYLPSRILKIDFFKYLILLARGGIYADVDTKPLQPVPNWIPEAVVPSKIGLIIGIEHDAKKPDWRSNFVRRLQFGTWIIQSKPGHPILREMVAVITEETLKENEDSLNINVRNDLDIMSWTGSGVWTDVIFKYFNDYMKSGINGKVTWKKFHNMILPRLISDVLIFPEFSFKAPLEFDKTDMKRNLYLVHHEGAKFWKAAPTVEN
- the DUT1 gene encoding bifunctional dITP/dUTP diphosphatase (similar to Saccharomyces cerevisiae DUT1 (YBR252W); ancestral locus Anc_7.173); translated protein: MTTSSQSQLKVQLRSTTAKAPTKGSITAAGYDIYASQPTIIPAEGQGLVSTDISFTVPLGTYGRIAPRSGLAVKHGIQTGAGVVDRDYTGEVKIVLFNHSKKDFNVEIGDRVAQLILEKIVDNAELVIVDSLEESLRGEGGFGSTGK